In one window of Pirellulales bacterium DNA:
- a CDS encoding DUF542 domain-containing protein: MSVVESEKRLGELVAEHPCYADVFERLGLDYCCGGKQTL, from the coding sequence ATGAGCGTTGTTGAATCTGAAAAGCGTTTGGGCGAACTGGTGGCGGAGCATCCTTGCTACGCCGATGTCTTCGAGCGACTGGGACTCGATTACTGCTGCGGCGGCAAGCAAACGCT
- a CDS encoding TIGR04053 family radical SAM/SPASM domain-containing protein: protein MIRMAPEAQSLEERYTSADFDHSPLVAFYEVTRACDLVCLHCRACAQPRRHPNELNTHGALSLVRQIGSFPRRPLLVLTGGDPFKRADLDQLIAEGDEAGMEVALTPSATPLVTFRELQRLRWWGLRRLAVSIDGAAAATHDRIRGVAGSFERSLRILNDARDAGLELQVNTTITADNVTELGDLAELLSQQGLALWSVFFLVPVGRATDVGRIAPEEYEVVFQLLYDYARQGTMRIKTTEAPHYRRYVAQRAQHAHGEAARMAPARGRAPWGVNDGRGVVFVSHTGVISPSGFLPIPCGDFPRDSVVDIYQQHPLFRSLRMPDLLHGKCGVCRYRHICGGSRARAYAVTGDVLAAEPDCVYQPPDWRPAGGVDPACDTHVV, encoded by the coding sequence ATGATCCGGATGGCGCCGGAGGCTCAGTCGCTAGAGGAGCGCTACACTAGCGCGGACTTTGACCACAGCCCGCTGGTGGCCTTCTACGAAGTGACGCGGGCGTGCGACTTGGTATGCCTGCACTGCCGGGCATGCGCGCAGCCCCGGCGACACCCGAACGAATTGAACACGCACGGCGCGCTGTCACTCGTTCGACAAATTGGATCGTTCCCTCGTCGGCCGTTATTGGTTCTGACAGGCGGCGATCCCTTCAAGCGCGCGGACCTCGATCAATTGATCGCGGAGGGGGACGAAGCGGGAATGGAGGTCGCGCTGACTCCGTCGGCGACGCCGCTGGTCACCTTTCGGGAACTACAGCGACTTCGTTGGTGGGGACTGCGACGACTGGCGGTGAGCATCGACGGCGCGGCGGCGGCTACGCACGACCGGATCCGCGGAGTCGCGGGGAGCTTTGAGCGGTCGCTGCGCATACTCAACGACGCGCGCGACGCTGGCCTGGAATTGCAGGTCAACACAACCATCACCGCCGACAACGTGACCGAACTTGGCGACCTTGCGGAACTGCTTTCGCAACAAGGTTTGGCGCTCTGGTCGGTCTTCTTTCTGGTGCCGGTGGGACGCGCCACCGACGTGGGCCGCATCGCGCCCGAAGAATACGAAGTGGTGTTTCAGCTTCTATACGATTACGCCAGGCAGGGGACGATGCGCATCAAGACCACGGAGGCGCCCCACTATCGCCGCTATGTCGCTCAACGGGCACAGCACGCGCACGGAGAGGCCGCTCGCATGGCGCCGGCGCGCGGACGCGCCCCCTGGGGCGTGAACGACGGGCGCGGCGTGGTGTTCGTCAGCCACACAGGCGTTATCTCGCCCAGCGGCTTTCTGCCGATTCCGTGCGGCGATTTTCCGCGCGATTCGGTGGTCGACATCTACCAGCAGCATCCCTTGTTCCGGTCGCTGCGGATGCCCGACTTGTTGCACGGCAAGTGCGGCGTCTGCCGGTACCGGCACATTTGCGGTGGCAGCCGCGCGCGGGCCTATGCGGTGACGGGGGACGTGTTGGCGGCGGAACCCGATTGCGTTTACCAACCACCCGATTGGCGTCCGGCTGGCGGCGTCGATCCGGCTTGTGACACTCACGTTGTTTAG
- a CDS encoding Rrf2 family transcriptional regulator, translating into MISQTAEYALRAVVCLAESPTAPMINRVIAETTQVPPEYLSKVLQSLQRAGLVNSRRGLHGGFMLAYPAESVPVLAVINAVDPIKRIRSCPLARADHPTLCLLHQRLDDAAAVVEQTFRTTTIADLIRPNGSLCARPPDAGPCTLSCCLGPPAEVLPLSASISSDSNMDCEAKT; encoded by the coding sequence ATGATCTCACAAACCGCTGAATACGCCCTGCGGGCAGTCGTTTGCCTGGCCGAAAGCCCCACCGCCCCAATGATTAACCGGGTCATCGCCGAGACGACCCAGGTGCCGCCGGAATACCTCTCCAAGGTGCTGCAAAGTCTGCAACGGGCGGGCCTGGTGAACTCGCGCCGCGGGTTGCACGGCGGCTTCATGCTGGCCTATCCGGCCGAGAGCGTGCCGGTGCTGGCCGTGATCAACGCCGTTGATCCCATCAAGCGAATTCGTTCCTGTCCTTTGGCGCGGGCCGACCATCCCACGTTGTGCCTGTTGCATCAGCGCTTGGACGACGCGGCCGCCGTGGTGGAGCAGACGTTTCGCACCACCACGATCGCCGATTTGATTCGTCCCAACGGATCGCTCTGCGCGCGACCCCCCGACGCCGGCCCTTGCACGCTCTCGTGCTGCCTGGGGCCGCCGGCGGAAGTGCTTCCCTTGTCTGCTTCGATTTCATCCGACTCCAACATGGACTGTGAGGCGAAAACATGA
- a CDS encoding 2-hydroxyacid dehydrogenase has translation MKSVVVMAPVPVQIVGQWLASQTGRGDVQVQGGQGTTDADLERALPEAEIIVGDYTFVHRIDEQLLSASPHLRFIQQPSVGYEHIDVAACARRGVQVANTPGVNDGSVAEHALMMALMLLRHAVPAHQHTSRGEWIQSQLLWDQGLFELQDRVWGIIGMGRIGREVAKRAAAFGARIVYFDPQRLSPEVEAQLGAQYKPLEHLLRLADVVSLHTPLTEETRNLLNADRLALCKATALVINVSRGECLDEAALASRLRERKLGGAGLDVYSSEPIAADNPLLGLDNVVLTPHVAGATREVRGRVIDMAIGNVARVLRGEEARYLIC, from the coding sequence ATGAAAAGCGTCGTCGTCATGGCGCCGGTTCCGGTGCAAATAGTGGGGCAATGGCTGGCTTCGCAAACCGGTCGGGGCGATGTGCAGGTGCAGGGCGGGCAAGGCACGACCGATGCCGATCTGGAGCGGGCGCTTCCCGAGGCCGAAATCATCGTCGGCGATTACACCTTCGTCCATCGCATCGATGAGCAATTGCTGTCGGCGTCGCCGCACTTGCGCTTCATTCAACAACCCAGCGTTGGCTATGAGCACATCGACGTCGCCGCCTGCGCGCGGCGCGGCGTTCAGGTGGCCAACACGCCGGGCGTCAACGATGGCTCGGTGGCCGAGCACGCCCTGATGATGGCGCTCATGCTGCTGCGGCACGCGGTGCCGGCGCACCAGCACACCTCGCGCGGCGAGTGGATCCAATCGCAATTGCTCTGGGACCAAGGCCTGTTCGAACTGCAGGATCGAGTCTGGGGCATCATCGGCATGGGACGCATCGGACGCGAAGTCGCCAAACGCGCGGCCGCCTTCGGCGCCCGAATTGTCTACTTCGATCCCCAGCGTCTGTCGCCAGAAGTCGAAGCGCAGCTTGGCGCCCAATACAAGCCGCTGGAGCATCTGCTGCGACTGGCCGATGTGGTGAGCCTGCATACCCCGTTGACCGAAGAAACGCGCAATTTGCTCAACGCCGACCGTTTGGCGCTTTGCAAGGCGACGGCGCTGGTCATCAATGTGTCCCGCGGCGAATGTCTCGACGAGGCGGCGCTGGCCAGCCGACTGCGCGAGCGCAAGCTCGGTGGAGCGGGCTTGGATGTCTATTCCAGCGAGCCGATCGCCGCGGACAATCCGCTGCTGGGTCTCGACAACGTGGTGCTTACGCCCCACGTCGCCGGCGCCACGCGCGAAGTTCGCGGACGCGTGATCGACATGGCCATCGGCAATGTCGCCCGCGTGCTGCGCGGCGAGGAAGCCCGCTATCTGATCTGCTGA
- a CDS encoding thiamine pyrophosphate-binding protein, with the protein MSTMRGADLVAACLGRMQVQRVYGVIGTSIVGLIDGLYQARETIRYVSCRHEQVAASMADAEGRLTRRPGVTVLHSGPGTLNAMISMANAAKDCSPMIAISGATKRRLRGCDGMLELDHVRVFAPLCRATYRVNTVDEIPLVFGSAYQAAMSGPGGPVLVEVAEDLWTDRGAVSLSALDLSLPAPPRADEAEVDDALRRLAQARRPLILAGSGVSSARANNRLLELAERLQAPVATTGNGRGALPETHPLCLGRTGFGGGNIVADEAMRRADFILGIGCTLSDMSTYEYTWPIVADVLVANLDRDNDQKKFPVEAIYADAGEFLAQLLEKWTRENKPPCAQWTEQLAEARTAWGHLLTAARQPRDGYGSPAQVAELLDSILADDAIVAVGAGMHLLYPSAFIRTRSPNGYLSAVNFGSMGFGLAAAMAAKLTRPDRTVIAWLGDGDFLMTVQDLETAVRESISIKIFVVNDNSYRVLAFRQRLQFEGHVYGSMHANPDLLQLADSFGIRAWRLNSAQATESVVRQALAHDGPALVEIVTATDDLPPTNLQAAMRMSE; encoded by the coding sequence ATGAGCACGATGCGTGGAGCCGATCTGGTCGCTGCCTGCCTGGGACGCATGCAGGTGCAACGCGTCTACGGCGTCATTGGGACCTCAATCGTCGGATTGATCGATGGCCTCTATCAGGCGCGCGAGACCATTCGCTATGTCTCGTGCCGACACGAGCAAGTCGCCGCCAGCATGGCCGACGCCGAAGGCCGGCTCACGCGCCGACCCGGCGTCACCGTGTTGCACTCGGGGCCGGGCACGCTCAACGCCATGATCAGCATGGCGAACGCGGCCAAGGATTGTTCTCCCATGATCGCGATTAGCGGCGCCACCAAACGCCGCTTGCGCGGCTGCGACGGCATGCTCGAACTCGATCATGTGCGCGTCTTCGCTCCACTTTGCCGGGCGACCTATCGCGTCAACACCGTCGACGAGATCCCCTTGGTGTTTGGCAGCGCCTACCAGGCCGCCATGTCCGGTCCCGGTGGCCCGGTGCTGGTGGAAGTGGCCGAGGATCTATGGACCGATCGCGGCGCCGTCTCCTTGTCGGCACTGGACCTCAGCTTGCCGGCGCCGCCGCGGGCCGACGAAGCCGAGGTCGACGACGCGCTGCGCCGACTCGCGCAGGCCAGGCGTCCATTGATCCTGGCCGGCTCGGGCGTCTCCAGCGCGCGGGCCAACAACAGGCTGCTGGAACTTGCCGAGCGACTGCAAGCGCCGGTGGCCACCACGGGCAACGGCCGCGGCGCGCTGCCCGAGACGCATCCCTTGTGCTTGGGTCGCACTGGTTTTGGCGGCGGCAATATCGTGGCCGACGAGGCCATGCGCCGCGCCGATTTCATTCTCGGCATCGGCTGCACGCTGTCGGATATGTCGACCTACGAGTACACCTGGCCCATCGTGGCCGACGTGCTCGTGGCGAATTTGGATCGCGACAACGATCAAAAGAAGTTCCCCGTCGAAGCAATCTACGCCGACGCTGGTGAGTTTCTCGCCCAGCTTTTGGAAAAGTGGACGCGGGAAAACAAGCCGCCTTGCGCGCAGTGGACCGAACAGCTTGCCGAGGCCCGCACCGCCTGGGGGCATTTGCTTACCGCGGCGCGGCAGCCACGCGATGGCTATGGCTCACCTGCCCAAGTCGCCGAACTGCTCGATTCGATTTTGGCCGACGATGCGATCGTTGCCGTCGGCGCCGGAATGCATCTGTTGTATCCCTCGGCGTTCATTCGCACGCGTTCGCCCAATGGCTACCTATCGGCGGTGAATTTTGGCTCGATGGGGTTTGGGTTGGCCGCGGCGATGGCCGCCAAGCTGACGCGCCCCGATCGCACTGTGATCGCCTGGTTGGGCGACGGCGATTTTCTGATGACGGTGCAAGACCTGGAGACGGCCGTCCGCGAGTCGATTTCCATCAAAATCTTCGTGGTCAACGACAACTCGTACCGCGTGTTGGCGTTTCGACAGCGCTTGCAGTTCGAGGGGCATGTGTATGGATCGATGCACGCCAATCCCGACCTGCTCCAACTGGCCGACAGCTTTGGCATTCGCGCCTGGCGCTTGAATTCGGCGCAGGCCACCGAGTCGGTCGTTCGTCAAGCGCTCGCGCACGATGGCCCGGCGCTGGTCGAGATCGTCACCGCCACCGACGATTTGCCCCCCACCAATTTGCAGGCCGCAATGAGGATGAGCGAATGA
- a CDS encoding c-type cytochrome: MTSVTSAGRGRVWQATLFAAIGAVGLAGCYSEGATSASTQSGASAEENQAAPTTVAEELPAQEPQTSVVDAAPSDANSEAPAEPAAEQAAEPTATAATDPAPEPAAETAVAPASAVSFPNERAMALYKQHCAACHGDKGDGKGLAAIFVYPRPRDFRAGAFKLVSTVNGVPTIGDLEKVIVRGMPGSSMPPWEHLPAEDRNLLAEQVFEFRREGVRDVERQFAAEEEREITPEELAEAIAPLTTPGDVIEVPQIADATAESIARGRELYLTKGCVGCHGKEGKGDGQDKMVDIDGTPTRPRDLTLGIFKGSPEVPGVYRRILSGMPGTPMPALQNVDPAGIADLTQFVLSLSTPEAREASVARRAQITAAKVSELPGEADSAAWASTTPTRLRVMPLWWRDEAEPWVDVQAVHDGTTAAIRLSWKDDTQSDSAVVQDQFEDMAAIELYQGDAEPFLGMGAPGNVIDLWQWRAGTADKGAERQLSDEYPFDDAQYRELLKDQTLPDFVTAHAGGNPLAVRDHTAAAQVAAGPGSVTFRPKVSQAVEATASWKDGVWSVVLKRPLQPSDGGGVPLASGGKYSLAVALFNGAHRDRAGQKLITLWNDLRLE; the protein is encoded by the coding sequence ATGACTAGTGTGACATCAGCCGGCCGCGGGCGAGTTTGGCAAGCGACGCTGTTCGCTGCGATCGGCGCGGTAGGCCTCGCCGGCTGCTATTCCGAAGGCGCGACCAGCGCGTCAACGCAATCGGGCGCGAGCGCGGAAGAGAACCAGGCCGCGCCGACAACGGTCGCCGAGGAGTTGCCCGCTCAAGAACCACAGACGTCAGTGGTGGATGCTGCTCCCAGCGATGCCAACAGCGAAGCTCCTGCTGAACCGGCTGCCGAGCAAGCGGCGGAACCCACCGCCACAGCGGCGACAGACCCGGCCCCAGAACCTGCTGCCGAAACGGCCGTCGCGCCCGCCAGTGCAGTGAGCTTCCCCAACGAACGGGCTATGGCGCTGTATAAGCAGCACTGCGCCGCATGTCATGGTGACAAGGGAGACGGCAAAGGATTGGCCGCGATCTTCGTTTATCCACGACCACGAGACTTTCGAGCTGGCGCCTTCAAGTTGGTGAGCACGGTCAATGGCGTGCCGACCATCGGCGATCTGGAGAAAGTCATTGTTCGCGGCATGCCCGGCTCGTCGATGCCCCCCTGGGAGCATTTGCCGGCGGAAGATCGAAACCTGCTGGCCGAGCAGGTGTTTGAATTTCGTCGCGAGGGGGTTCGCGACGTCGAACGCCAGTTCGCCGCCGAGGAAGAACGCGAGATCACGCCGGAAGAACTCGCCGAGGCGATTGCCCCGCTCACGACTCCCGGCGATGTCATCGAAGTCCCGCAAATCGCCGACGCCACTGCCGAGTCGATTGCTCGCGGCCGCGAACTGTATCTGACCAAGGGCTGTGTCGGCTGCCACGGCAAAGAAGGCAAAGGCGACGGGCAAGATAAAATGGTCGACATCGACGGCACGCCTACCCGTCCGCGCGATCTTACGCTCGGCATCTTCAAGGGCTCGCCAGAAGTTCCCGGCGTCTATCGACGCATCCTCTCGGGCATGCCCGGCACGCCGATGCCGGCCTTGCAGAATGTCGATCCCGCCGGCATCGCTGACCTCACGCAGTTTGTGCTGTCGCTTTCGACGCCGGAGGCGCGCGAGGCTTCGGTGGCTCGGCGCGCCCAGATCACGGCGGCCAAGGTCAGCGAGTTGCCGGGCGAGGCCGATTCGGCGGCCTGGGCGTCGACCACCCCAACGCGATTGCGAGTCATGCCGCTGTGGTGGCGCGACGAGGCCGAACCTTGGGTCGATGTGCAGGCCGTTCACGATGGCACGACAGCGGCGATCCGCCTCTCTTGGAAAGACGACACGCAGAGCGATAGCGCCGTCGTGCAGGACCAGTTTGAGGACATGGCGGCGATCGAACTGTATCAGGGCGACGCCGAGCCATTCCTGGGCATGGGCGCGCCGGGCAACGTAATCGATCTGTGGCAATGGCGGGCCGGCACGGCCGACAAGGGCGCCGAGCGCCAGTTGTCCGACGAATATCCCTTTGACGACGCGCAGTATCGCGAACTGCTCAAGGATCAAACCTTGCCCGACTTTGTCACGGCTCATGCCGGCGGTAATCCGCTCGCTGTGCGCGATCATACCGCCGCGGCGCAAGTGGCCGCCGGGCCGGGCAGCGTCACCTTCCGCCCCAAAGTGTCGCAAGCGGTCGAAGCTACCGCCAGTTGGAAGGATGGCGTATGGAGCGTTGTCTTGAAGCGACCATTGCAGCCGAGTGACGGTGGCGGCGTGCCACTGGCCAGTGGCGGCAAATACTCGCTGGCCGTGGCCCTGTTTAACGGCGCGCATCGCGACCGTGCCGGGCAAAAGCTGATCACCTTGTGGAACGATTTGCGTTTGGAGTGA